In Actinomyces radicidentis, one genomic interval encodes:
- a CDS encoding o-succinylbenzoate synthase, producing the protein MAALRPLDPTGLLEDVDRAVVWETAMRTRFRGLTRREGLLLHGPAGWGEVAPFWTYDAAASAPWLAAGLEAATRDDADLPAHRDSVPVNVTVPEVDAERAREIVLASGATTAKVKIAGYRLGTDAAAGSGRGEEGAARARDLARLEAVRDALGPGGRVRVDVNGAWDLDTALALLPEVDRAAGGLEYAEQPVMDVEDLAALRRAVDVPLAADESIRLSHDPLAVRRLAAADVAVLKVAPLGGVRRALALAEALGLPAVVSSALDSSVGVGRGAQLAAALPVLDHACGLGTVALAVDDVRDEPALPVDGALAVGRWEPQPGALARVTASSETAARWTERLSGMLAALAERRSREPTDPAAALAGVFL; encoded by the coding sequence CTGGCGGCCCTGCGTCCCCTCGACCCCACCGGACTCCTCGAGGACGTCGACCGCGCCGTCGTCTGGGAGACGGCCATGCGCACGCGCTTCCGAGGCCTCACCCGCCGTGAGGGCCTCCTCCTCCACGGCCCCGCCGGCTGGGGCGAGGTCGCCCCGTTCTGGACGTACGACGCCGCCGCCTCCGCACCCTGGCTCGCCGCCGGCCTCGAGGCCGCCACGCGCGACGACGCCGACCTGCCCGCCCACCGCGACTCGGTCCCCGTCAACGTCACGGTCCCCGAGGTCGACGCCGAGCGCGCCCGCGAGATCGTCCTCGCATCCGGTGCCACGACCGCCAAGGTCAAGATCGCCGGCTACCGCCTGGGCACGGACGCCGCAGCAGGCTCCGGCCGCGGCGAGGAGGGTGCCGCCCGGGCCCGCGACCTGGCGCGCCTCGAGGCCGTCCGCGACGCCCTCGGCCCCGGTGGCCGCGTGCGCGTCGACGTCAACGGCGCCTGGGACCTGGACACGGCGCTCGCCCTCCTGCCCGAGGTCGACCGCGCCGCCGGCGGCCTCGAGTACGCCGAGCAGCCCGTCATGGACGTCGAGGACCTCGCGGCGCTCCGCCGCGCCGTCGACGTTCCCCTCGCCGCCGACGAGTCGATCCGGCTCAGCCACGATCCCCTCGCCGTCCGTCGCCTGGCCGCGGCCGACGTCGCCGTCCTCAAGGTCGCCCCGCTCGGCGGCGTCCGGCGCGCGCTCGCGCTCGCCGAGGCGCTCGGCCTTCCTGCCGTCGTCTCCTCCGCGCTGGACTCCAGCGTGGGCGTCGGGAGGGGTGCCCAGCTCGCCGCCGCGCTGCCCGTCCTCGACCACGCCTGCGGCCTCGGCACCGTCGCGCTCGCGGTCGACGACGTGCGCGACGAGCCCGCGCTCCCGGTGGACGGCGCGCTCGCCGTCGGCCGGTGGGAGCCCCAGCCCGGCGCCCTCGCGCGCGTCACCGCCTCCTCGGAGACCGCCGCCCGCTGGACCGAGCGCCTCAGCGGGATGCTCGCCGCCCTCGCGGAGCGCCGCTCCCGCGAGCCCACCGACCCCGCTGCCGCCCTCGCCGGAGTATTTCTGTGA
- the argF gene encoding ornithine carbamoyltransferase, protein MSNPPTDYQLPAPDAAVLEALKGRSFLRELDFTPQEWMTLVELAAALKADKKAGRETQRLVGKNIALIFEKTSTRTRCSFEVGAADQGAHTTYLDPSGSQIGHKESVADTARVLGRMFDGIEYRGDDQSKVAQLAELSGVPVWNGLTDDWHPTQVLCDTLTMIEHAGKPAAEISYAYVGDARFNTGRSLLVTGALMGADVRIVAPRELWPDEECVGEAHRVAETTGATVTLTEDVAEGVKGVDFVHTDIWVSMGEPKEVWDERIALLKPYQVNASLMEKAGAQAKFMHCLPAYHDRDTVIGEQLFESTGMEGIEVTDDVFESERSIVFDQAENRMHTIKAVMVATLGE, encoded by the coding sequence ATGAGCAACCCACCCACCGACTACCAGCTCCCCGCGCCCGACGCCGCCGTTCTGGAGGCCCTCAAGGGGCGCTCCTTCCTACGCGAGCTCGACTTCACCCCGCAGGAGTGGATGACCCTTGTCGAGCTCGCCGCCGCCCTCAAGGCGGACAAGAAGGCCGGCCGCGAGACCCAGCGCCTGGTGGGCAAGAACATCGCCCTCATCTTCGAGAAGACCTCGACACGTACCCGCTGCTCCTTCGAGGTCGGCGCCGCGGACCAGGGCGCCCACACCACCTACCTCGACCCCTCCGGCTCCCAGATCGGGCACAAGGAGTCCGTCGCGGACACGGCCCGGGTGCTGGGCCGCATGTTCGACGGCATCGAGTACCGCGGCGACGACCAGTCCAAGGTCGCCCAGCTCGCCGAGCTCTCCGGAGTCCCCGTCTGGAACGGCCTCACCGACGACTGGCACCCCACGCAGGTGCTCTGCGACACCCTCACCATGATCGAGCACGCCGGCAAGCCGGCCGCCGAGATCTCCTACGCCTACGTCGGCGACGCCCGCTTCAACACGGGCCGCTCCCTCCTCGTCACCGGCGCCCTCATGGGAGCCGACGTCCGCATCGTGGCACCGCGCGAGCTGTGGCCCGACGAGGAGTGCGTCGGTGAGGCCCACCGCGTCGCCGAGACCACCGGCGCCACCGTCACCCTCACCGAGGACGTCGCCGAGGGCGTGAAGGGCGTCGACTTCGTCCACACCGACATCTGGGTCTCCATGGGCGAGCCCAAGGAGGTCTGGGACGAGCGCATCGCGCTGCTCAAGCCCTACCAGGTCAACGCCTCCCTCATGGAGAAGGCGGGCGCGCAGGCGAAGTTCATGCACTGCCTGCCCGCCTACCACGACCGCGACACCGTCATCGGTGAGCAGCTCTTCGAGTCCACCGGCATGGAGGGCATCGAGGTCACCGACGACGTCTTCGAGTCCGAGCGCTCCATCGTCTTCGACCAGGCCGAGAACCGTATGCACACCATCAAGGCCGTCATGGTGGCGACCCTGGGCGAGTGA
- the menD gene encoding 2-succinyl-5-enolpyruvyl-6-hydroxy-3-cyclohexene-1-carboxylic-acid synthase, producing MTSTVPSSIATARDVVTALVSGGVRLVLLAPGSRSAPFVPVLAEAEERGLLAVRVLLDERSAGFAAVGAGRAALLAGERRPTAVITTSGTAVGNLHPAVLEADAAGVPLLIVSADRPHELVGTGANQTTQQAGLFSPALRATVDLPADLPVDLGGAAGRSAVTGLVRRAVDAATGRLSNDPGPAQVNVRLRPPLAPAAGEDLPALLDGVESRTKIRLAGRVTGGAGRFADAEAGASASDSPAPTAAPSPARDERGVIVVGDCPEPLGALAARLARDLGWPLLAEPSSGARHAAGALPRYAELLGTSDGAGLTARTEHVLVLGHPSLTRPVSTLLARDDVPVDVLVHTARWTDTAGTAARVLPVTLGVTTSEDVIGALGLAAAPAAWAGEWEDAVAALTVAPALLPEDAAAPSALTADAAALAVWRASAAAAESPADPADPAGAPPLLVLGSSMPIRRLDRLAPAGDGAPVAALANRGLAGIDGTIATALGAHLASGRPVRALVGDLTYLHDAMSLSRGRLESEPDLQVVVLDDAGGGIFSTLEYPAVTPAPVMERYFSTPQVADAGALAEALGARVERPTDPAALDALLAEPVRGLSVVHVRL from the coding sequence GTGACCAGCACCGTCCCGTCCTCCATCGCCACCGCCCGCGACGTCGTCACGGCCCTCGTCTCCGGGGGCGTCCGCCTCGTGCTCCTCGCCCCCGGGTCCCGCTCGGCCCCCTTCGTCCCCGTCCTCGCCGAGGCGGAGGAGCGCGGTCTCCTCGCCGTGCGCGTCCTGCTCGACGAGCGCAGCGCCGGCTTCGCCGCCGTGGGCGCCGGACGCGCCGCGCTCCTCGCCGGGGAGCGCCGTCCCACCGCCGTCATCACCACGTCCGGCACCGCCGTCGGGAACCTCCATCCGGCCGTCCTCGAGGCCGACGCCGCCGGCGTCCCGCTCCTCATCGTGTCCGCCGACCGCCCGCACGAGCTCGTCGGCACCGGTGCCAACCAGACGACCCAGCAGGCCGGGCTCTTCTCACCCGCCCTGCGCGCCACCGTCGACCTGCCCGCGGACCTTCCCGTCGACCTCGGCGGGGCCGCCGGCCGCAGCGCCGTCACCGGCCTCGTCCGTCGGGCCGTCGACGCCGCGACGGGCCGGCTGTCGAACGATCCGGGGCCCGCGCAGGTCAACGTGCGCCTGCGTCCGCCGCTCGCCCCGGCCGCGGGGGAGGACCTGCCCGCCCTGCTCGACGGCGTTGAGAGCCGGACCAAGATCCGGCTCGCCGGACGCGTCACGGGTGGAGCCGGTCGCTTCGCCGACGCGGAGGCCGGCGCCTCCGCGAGTGACTCACCGGCACCGACCGCGGCCCCCTCGCCGGCCCGCGACGAGCGCGGCGTCATCGTCGTCGGCGACTGCCCGGAGCCCCTCGGGGCGCTCGCCGCCCGCCTCGCCCGGGACCTCGGCTGGCCCCTCCTCGCCGAGCCCAGCTCGGGCGCCCGCCACGCCGCCGGCGCCCTGCCCCGCTACGCCGAGCTCCTCGGCACCTCCGACGGCGCCGGGCTCACGGCCCGTACCGAGCACGTCCTCGTCCTCGGGCACCCCAGCCTCACCCGCCCCGTCAGCACCCTCCTCGCGCGCGACGACGTTCCCGTCGACGTCCTCGTGCACACCGCCCGCTGGACGGACACGGCCGGCACCGCTGCGCGCGTCCTGCCCGTCACCCTGGGCGTCACGACCTCTGAGGACGTCATCGGGGCGCTCGGCCTCGCCGCCGCACCGGCCGCCTGGGCGGGGGAGTGGGAAGACGCCGTTGCCGCCCTCACGGTCGCCCCCGCTCTCCTCCCCGAGGACGCCGCCGCTCCCTCCGCGCTCACCGCGGACGCCGCGGCCCTCGCCGTCTGGCGTGCGAGCGCAGCGGCCGCCGAGAGCCCCGCGGACCCGGCGGACCCTGCGGGGGCCCCGCCCCTGCTCGTCCTCGGCTCCTCGATGCCGATCCGGCGCCTCGACCGCCTCGCCCCCGCCGGCGACGGAGCCCCCGTCGCCGCCCTCGCCAACCGGGGCCTGGCCGGCATCGACGGCACCATCGCCACCGCGCTGGGAGCCCACCTCGCCTCGGGACGGCCCGTGCGCGCTCTCGTCGGCGACCTCACGTACCTCCACGACGCCATGAGCCTGTCCCGGGGACGGCTCGAGTCCGAGCCCGACCTCCAGGTGGTCGTCCTCGACGACGCCGGCGGCGGCATCTTCTCCACGCTGGAGTACCCGGCGGTCACGCCGGCCCCCGTCATGGAGCGCTACTTCTCCACCCCGCAGGTCGCCGACGCCGGAGCCCTCGCCGAGGCCCTCGGAGCGCGGGTGGAGCGGCCGACGGACCCCGCCGCCCTCGACGCCCTCCTCGCCGAGCCCGTCCGCGGTCTCTCCGTCGTCCACGTCCGCCTCTGA